One Acropora palmata chromosome 2, jaAcrPala1.3, whole genome shotgun sequence genomic window carries:
- the LOC141873951 gene encoding beta-1,3-galactosyltransferase 5-like, with amino-acid sequence MTEEAVMTVKRLTLRFCRKSFPLLLICIAFLLSVRIWRVWNDINVNMNSMNLNPTSSLAGETRRQLTTLLSSNTTERPIVKQHIHQTKLLSTVICPTSLYLLILVSTNVGNFDRRQLIRKTWGAQHSIDTTEWKTVFLLGKNSNEQEMKTAKKESDIYGDMVHADYHEHFWNMSYKVAMGFEWSVKYCSFHYLLKSDDDVFVNTFGVMDYLSKFTTPRKKLYTGNIMVGSVVLRRGRYGVSPQEYNGTFYKPYCSGGGYILSRDVVEKFMGYFDFLRPLKIDDAYIGVLANRAGIKVIHNSDFRMYEDKCDFKASTLVQHPARGDCVIKLYNNMIEKIFG; translated from the coding sequence ATGACGGAAGAAGCTGTCATGACGGTAAAAAGACTGACTCTTCGCTTCTGCAGGAAATCTTTTCCTCTGTTGTTGATCTGTATTGCGTTTTTGTTGTCTGTCCGTATATGGCGTGTTTGGAACGACATAAACGTAAACATGAACAGTATGAACTTGAACCCAACTAGTTCTCTAGCTGGAGAAACAAGAAGACAGTTAACAACCCTATTATCGAGCAACACAACTGAAAGACCTATTGTCAAACAGCACATTCATCAAACTAAATTACTTAGCACTGTAATTTGTCCAACCTCATTATATCTTCTCATTCTTGTCTCTACTAATGTTGGGAATTTCGACCGTCGGCAATTAATTCGCAAGACGTGGGGTGCTCAACATTCCATCGACACAACTGAATGGAAAACTGTGTTTCTTCTGGGGAAAAACAGCAACgaacaagaaatgaaaacggCCAAAAAGGAATCCGACATTTACGGCGACATGGTGCATGCAGATTATCACGAGCATTTTTGGAATATGAGTTATAAAGTTGCGATGGGTTTCGAATGGTCTGTGAAGTATTGCTCATTTCATTATTTGCTGAAGTCAGACGATGATGTTTTTGTCAATACCTTTGGCGTCATGGATTATTTAAGCAAGTTCACGAcaccaagaaaaaagttatACACTGGAAATATAATGGTGGGTAGTGTTGTCTTGAGAAGGGGAAGATACGGAGTCTCGCCTCAGGAATACAACGGCACATTTTATAAGCCATATTGTAGCGGCGGTGGATATATATTGTCACGCGACGTGGTGGAAAAGTTTATGGGCTATTTCGACTTTTTGAGACCACTAAAAATTGACGACGCATATATCGGTGTACTTGCCAATCGAGCTGGTATTAAAGTTATACACAATTCCGATTTCCGAATGTATGAAGACAAATGTGACTTTAAGGCCAGCACCCTTGTGCAGCATCCAGCTAGGGGAGACTGTGTCATTAAGCTTTACAACAACATGATTGAAAAGATTTTTGGTTGA